Part of the Pelodiscus sinensis isolate JC-2024 chromosome 15, ASM4963464v1, whole genome shotgun sequence genome is shown below.
gaaaaagagcaaaaaaaagagaaaagagaaaaagaaaaaagaaaagagagaggaaagcaagaaaaaagagaaagagaaaaagagagagagaaaagaaaagagagggagaaagaagaaaaaagagagagaaaaagaaaaaagacaaaaattagaGGGAAGCAAGAATAAAGAgacagagaaaaaagagagagaaaagaaaaacagagtgagggagaaagaaaagagagagaaaaaagagagagagaaaagcgagtgagaagcaagaaaaaaagagagaggaaaagaaaaacagagcgaaggagaaagaaaagagagaaacaagaaaaaagagagaaaaagaggaaagagcaagaagcaagaaaaaagagagagagagagagagagagagagagaaaagaaaggatCGGGCCCACTCCAGCCCTGTGAGAAGtacccattccccacccccaccagctgctcctctggccaAGACCTTCCGGGTGTTTTATCAGACACGTCAGGTTATCTGTCAGCACCACATCACCTGCTCCTTGTACACAAACAGCCGCTGGCCAGCGCACAACCGCACAGTCCCCGCCCCACGACATCCTTGTAGAGGCCCTCCTCCAACACCCCCCAGAGACAGctgcacagagacacacacagacacaacccCCCTGTAACAGCACCCCACCAACACCCTCCAGAGACAgccgcacacacacagacacagagacacaacACCCTGTAAGACCACGTTGCAAACACCCCCCAGAGacaaccacacacacagacacaacacCCTGTATGACCACCCTGCAAACACCCCCCAGAGACAgccgcacacacagacacaacaaCCTGCATGACCACCCTGCAAACACCCCCAGAGACAgccgcacacacagacacaacacCCTGTATGACCACCCTGCAAACACCCCCAGAGACAgccgcacacacagacacaacacCCTGTATGACCACCCTGCAAACACCCCCAGAGACAgccgcacacacagacacaacacCCTGTATGACCACCCTGCAAACACCCCCCAGAGACAgccgcacacacagacacaacacCCTGTATGACCACCCTGCAAACACCCCCCAGAGACagcctcacacacagacacaacaaCCTGTATGACCAccctgcacaccccccccccgagacagccgcacacacagacacaacacCCTGTATGACCACCCTGCACAGACACCCCcgagacacacagacacaacacCCTGTAACACCCTCACACGCACAAACCTAGAGACACCCCCCTAACGGAGGCCCCATCCCCAAACGACACCCTGCTGTCCCAAACTACACACACCTGCAACACAACCATTCTGACAGAGGGCACATGCCTCCTGCCACATTGTACCCGATCACAGCCGCCAACACCCGGAACACCGCCTGTACAAGCAACACCAGCCAGCCCCTGACAGGAGCCCTCCCAGCTGGTCACAAGCAGGGGCCTTGGACTGGCTCATCCCATGTGACCCCAGATCCGCCGGCCCAGATTGACCCAGGCAGATGGTTGACACTGAACTCGGCTCTGCACAGCGGCCGGCTGCCTACCCGGGCCAAGTTCTCCCCGGCCCTCGCCTCTCAGCTGCAGCGGGGCGAGGGCCAGATCCCAGAGAtccaggggccagatcccaggGGGCGAGGGCCAGATCCCAGTGAtccaggggccagatcccaggGGGCGAGGGCCAGATCCCAGTGATCCAGGGCCAGATTCCAGGGGGCAAAGGCCAGATCCCAGTGATCCAGGGCCAGATCCCAGGGGGCGAGGGCCAGATCCCAGTGATCCAGGGCCAGATCCCAGGGGGTGAGGGCCAGATCCCAGTGATCCAGGGCCAGATCCCAGGGGGCGAGGGCCAGATCCCAGGGGGCGAGGGCCAGATCCCAGTGATCCAGGGCCAGATCCCAGTGATCCAGGGCCAGATCCCAGTGATCCAGGGCCAGATGCCAGGGGGCGAGGGCCAGATCCCAGTGATCCAGGGCCAGATCCCAGGGGGCGAGGGCCAGATCCCAGGGGGCGAGGGCCAGATCCCAGTGATCCAGGGCCAGATTCCAGGGGGCAAAGGCCAGATCCCAGTGATCCAGGGCCAGATCCCAGTGATCCAGGGCCAGATGCCAGGGGGCGAGGGCCAGATCCCAGTGATCCAGGGCCAGATCCCAAGGGGTGAGGGTCAGATGCCAGGGGGCGAGGGCCAGATCCCAGTGATCCAGGGCCAGATCCCAAGGGGCGAGGGCCAGATCCCAGTGATCCAGGGCCAGATCCCAGGGGGCCAGGGCCAGATCCCAGTGATCCAGGGCCAGATGCCAGGGGGCGAGGGCCAGATCCCAGTGATCCAGGGCCAGATGCCAGGGGGCGAGGGCCAGATCCCAGGGGGCGAGGGCCAGATCCCAGTGATCCAGGGCCAGATTCCAGGGGGCAAAGGCCAGATCCCAGTGATCCAGGGCCAGATCCCAGTGATCCAGGGCCAGATGCCAGGGGGCGAGGGCCAGATCCCAGTGATCCAGGGCCAGATCCCAGGGGGCCAGGGCCAGATCCCAGGGGGCCAGGGCAGCATGCACCAGGGAGCCCCCAAAGAGCAGGCCGCCCACAGCTCGGTGGGTGTTTCTCTGGTGGTGCGCACCCCCAGGCGCCTTGGTGCACCCAACacaattattccacacacggGTGCCAGGCCTGCTGGCCAGCTAGCCAGGGCGGGGCTCTCACCACTAGACCGCTCCGCCTCCCGCATGGGGGGgactgcccctcccttcctgtcTCCCGGGGGTCTCGCTCAGGCGCGGGCCAATCAACGGAGCCGTTTCTCCGGGCCCAGCCCGCGCTCGGAATGCCCCCAGCGAGGGGGCGTGGTTTGAGCAGGTGCGGCTCAATCCGCGGAGGCCCAGCCAGCGCTCGGAATGCCCTGCCCGCCGAGGGGGCGTGGCTTAGGAAGGCGCGGCCCAATCAGCGGAGCCGCCTCTGCGGCCCAGCCAGCGCTCGGAACGCCCGGCcagggaaggggcgtggcttaGGAAGGCGTGGCCCAATCAGCGGAGCCGCCTCTGCGGCCCAGCCAGCGCTCGGAACGCCCGGCcagggaaggggcgtggcttaGGCAGGCGCGGCCCAATCAGCGGAGCCGCCTCTGCGGCCCAGCCAGCGCTCGGAACGCCCGGCcagggaaggggcgtggcttaGGCAGGCGCGGCCCAATCAGCGGAGCCGCCTCTGCGGCCCAGCCAGCGCTCGGAACGCCCGGCcagggaaggggcgtggcttaGGCAGGCGCGGCCCAATCAGCGGAGCCGCCTCTGCGGCCGAGCCAGCGCTCGGAACGCCCGGCcagggaaggggcgtggcttaGGTAGGCGCGGCCCAATCAGCGGCCGGCCCGAGGCCGAGCCCTCCCATTGATGGAAGCCCTCGGCCGCCGATCACCCCACGCGGCTGCCGCTTAAAGCCGGGGCCCGCCGCGCGCCGCTTCATTCATTCCTCCCCGGCGCGCGAGGCTTCATTCATCCCTCCCGGAGCGCGCCGCGCGCGGCTTCATTCATCCCTCCCCGGAGCGCGCGGCTTCATTCAACCCTCCCGGGGGCGCGCGGCTTCCTTCGTTCTTCCCGGGGCGCGCCGCGCGCCGCTCCAttcatccctccctccccgggcCGCGCGGCTCCATTCATCCCTCCCGGGCCGCGCAGGGCCATGCGGCGCCTCCTCTGCGCGCTTTTTGCGCTGGCGCTGCCCGGCGCTTCCGCCGCCTTCCGCGGCGGCGCCACCTTCTGCCACCTGGAGACGCCGGGCAGCCGCTACCTGAGCTTCCTGGCCCGGCGCTCGGGGGGCCTGGCCCTGGTCCAGAGCGCCTGGGACGCGCAGGGGCACCTGCTGGCTTGCGCCATTCACCACGATGCGCGCCTCACCCGCCGGTACCGGGCGTCCTGTGCCAAGCGGAGCGGCCTCTCCCGGAGCCCGGCGCGCCGGCGAGCCCTGGCCACCCTGGCCCGGCGGATGGGCACCTGCCGCGGGGCGGGCGGCCTCCGGGAGAGGCGGGCGcccagggaggagctggggcGCAGGAGGACTCGGAGGGGCTGGACCATGCCGGGGACGCTGTGGTGCGGGGTGGGGGACTCCGCTGGAAACCTCACCGAGCTGGGTAAGAGCAGCctggcaccgggggggggggggcgaggtcaAAGAACTGCCTGCGTttggggtgctgggggcgggggcccccTCCTTATGGGGCTGAGTCGCCTCTTGGGACCCTGTGGAGGGGGGCGGCAGGGGCAGGGACCCCTCCTTATGGGGCTGTGGGTCTCCCCATGGGAGCCtgtggggggggcggcagggacccCTCCTTATGGGGCTGTGGGTCTCCCCATGGGAGCCTGTGGGGGGGTGGCAGGGACCCCTCCTTATGGGGCTGTGAGTCTCCCCTTGGAACCCTGCAGGGGGGGCATTAGGGGCAGGGACCCCCTCCTTATGGGGCTGTGGGTCTCCCCATGGGAGCCTGTGGGGGGGTGACAGGGACCCCTCCTTATGGGACTGTGGGTCTCCCCATGGGAGCCtgtgggggggcggcagggacccCTCCTTATGGGGCTGTGGGTCTCCCCATGGGAGCCtgtggggggggcggcagggacccCTCCTTATGGGGCTGTGGGTCTCGCCCTGAGACCCTGTGGGGGGGTGGCAGGGACCCCTCCTTATGGGGCTGTGGGTCTCGCCCTGAGACCCTGTGGGGGGGTGGCAGGGACCCCTCCTTATGGGGCTGTGAGTCTCCCCATGGGAGCCtgtgggggggcggcagggacccCTCCTTATGGGGCTGTGGGTCTCCCCATGGAAGCCTGTGGGGGGGTGGCAGGGACCCCCTCCTTATGGGGCTGTGGGTCTCCCCATgggagcctgtgggggggggcggcagggacccCTCCTTATGGGGCTGTGGGTCTCCCCATGGGAGCCTGTGGGGGGGTGGCAGGGACCCCCTCCTTATGGGGCTGTGAGTCTCCCCTTGGAACCCTGCAGGGGGGGCATTAGGGGCAGGGCCCCCCTCCTTATAGGGCTGTAGGTCTCCCCTTGGGGGCCCCCTCCTTATGGGGCTGTGAGTCCCCCCATGGGACTCTGGGGACCGCCCCCACTGCGGATGGGGACCGCCAttccctcctcctgccttgccaaaaggggggggggttctgcgAAGGTGCAGCCCCCCCCTAAgtgaacccccccaccccccccgcaggTCTTTTCCAGGGCCCGGACCTGTGCTGCCGGGAACACGACCAATGCGCGGAGCAGCTGGCCCCGCTGGAGTTCAGATACGGCGTCCGCAACCTCCGCCTCCACACCGTCTCGCACTGCCGCTGCGAcgccaggtgggggggggagagaggccaggccgggccgggggggggggggagaggccgggCCGGGGGTCCCTGGCACGCTGCCCGCGGCCCTAACCCCCCTCTCCCACGGCTCCCTCGCAGGTTCAGGCGGTGCCTCCGGCGGCTGAACGACCCCATCGCCGACCTCGTGGGCGCCGCCTTTTTCGAGGCGCTGGAGCTGCCCTGTTTCATACTGGAGCCGGGCAAGGCCTGCGTGGAGTGGCACTGGTGGGGCGGGTGAGTGCCCGCCGGCGACCCCCAcccgctctggggcaggggccggcttccccccccctccccgcccccccaaggGTTAGGGTGCCAAGCTAGGCACAGGCTCACCCCTCCGTTTCTCCCAtggggcctgggaggggggaggggaagcgtgGCAAAGCAGCCCCACGCCTTGGGGGCGTGCCCGGctccctgattggctgctgcgGGTGGCACGGCTCGGCAGGTGAGGGGTGGGGCCGGCCCGCCCCATCCCGCCACTCCCCCAAGCTGGGGCACCGGGTGCCAGCTGAGGACTCCGCGGAGGGCGGGGCGGATCACCCTGGCTTCacacccccttcttcccccccccaggTGTAAACGCTACGGCTCCATCGCCCTGGCCCGCATGGTGCAGCAAAGCCGGTACAGCCCCCGTGGGGCCGGACTCCCCCCAGGGAAACCCACCCGGAGGAAGAACCGGAAGAGGCCGGGCCAGGGCAGCGTGGCCCAGTGGTCACAGAGCCCCGGAGATCAGGGACCTGGCACGCCCCCGCCAGGCAGGGGTCTGGGcacgctgccccctgcccccgctgAGGGGGAGGCCTCCACCCCACGGCGGCCCGTGGGGCGGGAGCCACCCCTCCCCACAACAAGAGCCCCGGAGCGAGGCCGCACGGACGCACCGCGCCTGCCTGAACTGAGCCACTGGGGTGAGTGCGTGTTCGGGGCACGGGGggcgcagagcagggggtctggggggcgcagagcagggggtctggggggcgcagagcagggggtctgTGGGGCAGAACATGCCTCAATTgagcccctctcttctcccccccctttgccccccagccaggagctgcggCGGCTACCGGCGCCTGGACCGGTGCCCGCACAAAATCGGGCCCCAGGAGGTCCGGTACCAGCTGCAGAACCCGGATTCCCGCGTCCTGTTCCACTGCAACTGCACCCGGGGGCTGGCGCGGGCCCTGCGCCGAGCCCCGGGCCCCAACGCCGTGGCCGAAGAGCTGCTCGCCGGCGCCGTGTCTCCCGCCTGCTTCGTGCTGGAGCCACCCCCGGGCTGCGCGGCCGGGGAAGACCAGCAGCCCAAGTGAGTGGAACCGAGGGGGGGGGTAGTGGGATGTGTCGGGGGAGCCCTGCCAGTCTCCTGCGCACCTGGGTGTCTCCAGGTGGTGCACCCATCTCGGCGCGTTGAACAAAATTGATTCCGCACAAGGGTGGGCAACCGAGGGGGGGCCCTGCCAGTCTCCTGTGCACCTGGGTGTCTCCAGGTGGTGCACCCATCATGGCGCGTTGAACAAAATTGATTCCGCACAAGGGTGGTCAACTTTTGGGAATGCCGCCCCCTACCTGTCGGATGGCGATGCAGGGTGTCTCCAGGTGGTGCACCCATCTCGGCGCGTCGAACAAAATTGATTCCGCACAAGGGTGGGCAACCGAGGGGGGGCCCTGCCAGTCTCCTGTGCACCTGGGTGTCTCCAGGTGGTGCACCCATCTTGGTGCGTCGAACAAAATTGATTCCGCACAAGGGTGGGCAACCGAGGGGGGGCCCTGCCAGTCTCCTGTGCACCTGGGTGTCTCCAGGTGGTGCACCCATCACGGCGCGTTGAACAAAATTGATTCCGCACAAGGGTGGTCAACTTTTGGGAATGCCGCCCCCTACCTGTCGGATGGCGATGCAGGGTGTCTCCAGGTGGTGCACCCATCTCGGCGCGTCGAACAAAATTGATTCCGCACAAGGGTGGGCAACCGAGGGGGGGCCCTGCCAGTCTCCTGTGCACCTGGGTGTCTCCAGGTGGTGCACCCATCTTGGTGCGTCGAACAAAATTGATTCCGCACAAGGGTGGGCAACCGAGGGGGGGCCCTGCCAGTCTCCTGTGCACCTGGGTGTTTCCAGGTGGTGCACCCATCACGGCGCGTTGAACAAAATTGATTCCGCACAAGGGTGGTCAACTTTTGGGAATGCCGCCCCCTACCTGTCggatggggatgcagggtgtCTCCAGGTGGTGCACCCATCTCGGCACATCGAACAAAATTGATTCCGCACAAGGGTGGGCAACCGAGGGGGGGCCCTGCCAGTCTCCTGCGCACCTGGGTGTCGCCAGGTGGTGCACCCATCTTGGCGCGtcgaacaaaatttattcttcacAAGGGTGGGCAACCGAGGGGGGGGGTAGTGGGACATGGTGGGGGGGCCCTTGCCAGTCTCCTCTGCACCTGGGTGTCTCCAGGTG
Proteins encoded:
- the PLA2G3 gene encoding group 3 secretory phospholipase A2 gives rise to the protein MRRLLCALFALALPGASAAFRGGATFCHLETPGSRYLSFLARRSGGLALVQSAWDAQGHLLACAIHHDARLTRRYRASCAKRSGLSRSPARRRALATLARRMGTCRGAGGLRERRAPREELGRRRTRRGWTMPGTLWCGVGDSAGNLTELGLFQGPDLCCREHDQCAEQLAPLEFRYGVRNLRLHTVSHCRCDARFRRCLRRLNDPIADLVGAAFFEALELPCFILEPGKACVEWHWWGGCKRYGSIALARMVQQSRYSPRGAGLPPGKPTRRKNRKRPGQGSVAQWSQSPGDQGPGTPPPGRGLGTLPPAPAEGEASTPRRPVGREPPLPTTRAPERGRTDAPRLPELSHWARSCGGYRRLDRCPHKIGPQEVRYQLQNPDSRVLFHCNCTRGLARALRRAPGPNAVAEELLAGAVSPACFVLEPPPGCAAGEDQQPNCIGEGRAVLVPTRHLPNTLRARWTRPGPQATWQAGGAPLGLYAQCLQLARTVH